The following are encoded in a window of Syngnathus scovelli strain Florida chromosome 4, RoL_Ssco_1.2, whole genome shotgun sequence genomic DNA:
- the LOC125966626 gene encoding delta-like protein D yields the protein MGRLCLSLVVTLSFFTCQVLCSGVFELKLQEFLNKKGVAGNNNCCLGAGSSARQPGHQQCECKTFFRICLKHYQANVSPEPPCTYGGAVTPVLGSNSFHVPETNADTFTNPIRFNFGFTWPGTFSLIIEALHTDSLDDLATDNPEHLISRITTQRHLTVGEEWFKDMQTAGRTELRYSYRFLCDEHYYGEGCSVFCRPRDDAFGHFTCGERGEIICNSGWKGQYCTEPICLPGCDEDHGFCEKPGECKCRVGFSGRYCDDCIRYPGCLHGTCQQPWQCNCQEGWGGLFCNQDLNYCTHHKPCLNGATCTNTGQGSYTCSCPPGYTGASCEIEVNECSGNPCRNGGSCSDQDDSYKCTCLPGFYGNNCELSASSCADGPCFNDGRCVDNPEGGYFCQCPLGYAGFNCEKKIDHCSSNPCLNGAECVDLVNSYLCQCPEGFSGSNCEDSSSILHGHCLSLPCQNGGTCQEGANGYTCNCPPGYTGKNCSSPISRCAHNPCHNGATCHERGGRYVCACVPGYGGHNCQFLLPEVPKGQPVVDGPDRRYSSLESEIFADDDDDDDSGFPWTAVCAGVFLVLVILIGCSVLVVYARVKLQERHSHRSDSVRSDSHETMNNLMTTNCLRSDKELVTVATTSIKNTNKKVDYHSELAGSLAGLSGIGGLNGLGGSEKQGFKTRYSSVEYNLVHELRPEEASLCNQEEHDGPEVKCELLEEFDTEEICRKRQNSDASEEKQVEESPSCSETVYQSSYDLNQHAAGDLKYQSSSDVKYQSSCDVEYHCNASGESKYQCATDTKYQSVYVISDQKDECLIATEV from the exons ATGGGACGCCTGTGTTTATCCTTGGTTGTCACTCTCTCCTTTTTCACCTGCCAG GTTTTGTGCTCGGGGGTGTTTGAGCTGAAGCTGCAGGAGTTTCTAAACAAGAAAGGGGTGGCGGGGAACAACAACTGTTGCCTCGGCGCCGGCAGTTCGGCTCGCCAGCCGGGCCACCAGCAGTGCGAGTGCAAGACGTTCTTCCGGATTTGTCTGAAGCACTACCAGGCCAACGTGTCCCCTGAGCCCCCCTGCACATACGGCGGAGCGGTGACCCCAGTTCTGGGTTCCAACTCCTTCCATGTGCCCGAGACCAACGCGGACACCTTCACCAATCCGATACGCTTCAATTTCGGCTTCACATGGCCG GGGACATTTTCACTGATCATTGAGGCTCTGCACACAGACTCCCTGGACGACCTGGCAACAG ACAATCCAGAGCACCTCATCAGCCGCATAACCACTCAGCGTCACTTGACAGTGGGAGAGGAATGGTTCAAAGACATGCAGACAGCCGGGAGGACGGAGCTACGATATTCCTACCGCTTCCTGTGTGACGAGCATTATTATGGCGAGGGATGCTCCGTGTTCTGTCGGCCCCGAGACGATGCCTTTGGACACTTCACCTGTGGAGAGCGTGGCGAGATCATTTGCAATTCTGGCTGGAAGGGACAGTACTGCACTGAAC CAATTTGTCTTCCTGGCTGTGATGAAGATCATGGCTTCTGTGAGAAACCCGGAGAATGCAA GTGCCGTGTGGGATTCAGTGGTCGTTACTGTGATGACTGTATCCGTTACCCGGGCTGCCTCCATGGTACGTGCCAACAACCCTGGCAGTGTAACTGCCAGGAGGGATGGGGTGGCCTCTTCTGCAACCAGG ATCTCAACTACTGTACACACCACAAGCCgtgtctcaatggtgccacgtgtACCAACACTGGCCAGGGTAGCTACACTTGCTCCTGTCCGCCCGGCTATACAGGTGCAAGCTGCGAGATCGAAGTCAATGAATGTTCTGGAAACCCCTGTCGCAATGGCGGCAGCTGCTCT GACCAAGATGATAGCTATAAGTGCACCTGCCTACCTGGTTTCTATGGCAACAACTGTGAGTTGAGTGCCAGTAGCTGTGCGGATGGGCCTTGCTTCAACGACGGACGCTGTGTTGACAACCCGGAGGGGGGCTACTTCTGCCAGTGCCCCTTGGGATACGCTGGATtcaactgtgaaaaaaaaatcgaccaCTGCTCATCCAACCCCTGCTTGAATG GAGCAGAATGTGTGGATTTGGTGAACTCGTACCTCTGTCAGTGTCCTGAAGGGTTTTCTGGTAGCAACTGTGAAGACAGTAGCAGCATCCTCCATGGACATTGTCTGTCTTTACCTTGTCAGAATGGTGGGACATGCCAGGAGGGAGCCAATGGCTACACGTGCAACTGCCCTCCAG GTTATACGGGCAAAAACTGCAGTTCCCCCATCTCCCGCTGTGCTCACAATCCATGCCACAATGGAGCCACTTGCCACGAACGTGGCGGCCGctatgtgtgtgcctgtgtgccaGGCTACGGCGGGCACAACTGCCAGTTCCTCTTACCAGAAGTTCCCAAGGGTCAGCCAGTGGTGGATGGACCGGACAGACGATATTCCTCACTGGAAAGCGAAATCTTTgccgatgacgacgatgatgatgacagcGGCTTCCCCTGGACTGCTGTGTGCGCTGGCGTCTTCCTAGTTCTGGTGATTCTCATCGGTTGCTCAGTGTTAGTGGTCTACGCTCGGGTCAAGCTCCAGGAGAGGCACAGTCATCGCAGCGACAGCGTCCGAAGCGACAGCCACGAAACCATGAACAACCTGATGACCACTAATTGCCTCCGCAGTGACAAGGAGCTGGTCACCGTGGCGACGACGTCcattaaaaacacaaacaaaaaggtaGATTACCATTCCGAGTTGGCTGGCTCACTTGCTGGCCTGAGTGGGATCGGTGGGCTTAATGGACTCGGTGGATCGGAGAAGCAAGGCTTTAAGACTCGCTACTCTAGCGTGGAGTACAACCTTGTACATGAGTTGCGGCCTGAGGAGGCGTCACTGTGCAACCAGGAAGAACATGATGGACCAGAAGTGAAATGTGAGCTGCTGGAAGAGTTTGATACTGAGGAAATATGCAGGAAGAGACAAAACAG TGACGCCTCAGAAGAGAAACAAGTGGAAGAGTCACCGAGCTGCAGCGAAACCGTGTATCAGTCGTCCTACGATCTGAACCAACATGCTGCCGGTGATCTTAAATACCAATCGTCCAGTGATGTCAAGTACCAGTCAAGCTGTGACGTGGAATATCACTGCAATGCCAGTGGTGAGAGCAAGTACCAGTGCGCCACAGACACCAAATACCAGTCTGTGTACGTCATCTCGGACCAGAAAGACGAGTGTTTAATCGCTACAGAG GTATGA